The Malus domestica chromosome 10, GDT2T_hap1 nucleotide sequence ACTTGCTTCCACAAGATGGTTTGGTCAGCTGATTAGCTACTTCAGATATTAATCTATATGGTAGAATAAGTAACGTATATGAACTCGTGCACTACGATTTGTATATGTTGGTAGATAGCAGATAATGGTTTTTGCTGAAGAACAAGGTTGTATATAAATAGGGAGATCCTGCAGAGTTCAATATACTTCTTGTGGTGGTGGAGGCAAAGAAGCGAGGGTACATTTTTTGAGCTTACACAGGTCGGTATACTATATATGAAATCTTGCTTCATTTTATGAAATTTGTTTAGCGTTTATAATGTTGCTTGACATGATCGATTCTGCCTCCTTTATCGCTTGATTGTCTGGTCCGGTCACTATTATCAGTAGTTTCTTGTCATCACTAATATCAAACATGCGTATGTTCTACTCGGAGTTATGTTAATCTCTTCCAGATTTACATTTCCGTAGTACAAAAACCTCGATGCCATCTCTACTTGTGACCTTTTCGCTTCTTTACTTAGAGCCTATCAAGCATTCGGAAAATGTTCTGCTTGATATCATCCATTAAGCTTTATTTCTTAACAGAAACTGCTGTCTAACTAACTGCATCCCGGACAAGCCAATTTCGTGCATTTCAGAGCAGATAAACCGGTTATTGAGTCGAAAATCAGTTTTGCTATGTCCGATGTGAGAActggttttgatttttctttgaaaCCGGAATCGAATCTAGGATCTACCGTCACCCTACCCTTGCAACTTGAGTTCAAGCTCATCGGGAAATTTGTTTGCTTTCGTAAGCACGCATGAGTCATTAAAATCAGATTATGTAATGTTAATTGAGAGCCAATTTAGATGTATCAACAGATATATGTCGTACCCAGTgtacaaggctcccgctttacgcagggtctggaagaggtgaatgtcggctagctttacccccatttatggagaggctgctcccaagtctcgaacctgagacctaccgctcatgggcgaaggcacttgccatcacaCCAACTGCGACCTCTAGATGTATCATTAACAGATAAAAGGAGAAAATGATTGATCAATGCAATATGGTACGTACCATTAACAAGAAACTAGATTCACACAACAATAGTTGTTACAACAACAATGTTCAGTTCTCACATCATAATTTCTTAGCAACTACATATTGTTAACACTCCTGTGAGCTCGTAACATCAACGCGTGCAACACAACATACCGATGTGAACTGCGGTACCAAGTGAACAAAGATTTTACAATCCAGAAAACCCTAGAGTAGACCGATGCCATCAGTAGGAGCGCTACAGAAGATGGCTTCTTTAAGACAAACTTGATGGATGCCCTAAATCGGGTAAGATGAGTACGATATACAAGCAGAATTTTGTCCTACCACACAGGCTTCAACAACAGTAGGGGAAAACATGTCTACTAGATGATGCTGAAGTCCATATCTCTCGAATTGTTAGCATTGTTATCTTCACTCCTCTGAGCTCAATCAGAGTGGAAGTGCGTCCAAGGGTTTTATCGCTGCAACACCACTGAGATCAGGGCTAGAGTACTTCTCGTATGTGACCTTCAAACGTCCCACTCTGGCAGCTTTGTGAAATCTTAAGATCAACTCTGCACAGTCTCTGCAACAATCAAAATATCGATCGTCAAAGTTCATTCTGAAGCAATCACTAGGTAAGGAACAAAAGTTATTTACTTAGGTTTTAACGAAGTACCTGATTTGGGATACTTCATAGCGAGCATGTTTGCAGAGCAGTGGAGTCCAAGCCGGAGTAATCTGCAGGGTGCACCTTGCGACATATAGCGCTGCTGCACACAGCAGCGAGGGCTTGaaccttaaagcttcatattCAACTAAGCACAACTCGATGAGGTAGAATGCCAGATGTTCAAGCTGCAGCAATGTCCACAAAGCAACAGACTGTTAGCAAACTTAAAGTTTCACTCAGATATGACTTTATTGTTATCCAATCCTTAACTAATACTTCCATTAAGCTGTCGTATTCAACCCATTATACTTATAGAGTTAATCGCTAATCAAATTATCCGTTTTGTATACCTTTGTTTCCGACTGAGCAGCCTTGAGAAATCTTAACATGAAGACATATGGAGTAGGTGCATTAAGACGAAACTTCAACTTTTTAAGAAAAGCTTTCTCCTGAAGAGCAAATCCAGTGTTTACTGTTAGGACAAGTGAAAAGGGAACTATAGAATGCAGCAGGATATTTCCCGGTTCTAAGAAAAACACATACCATTCCAAGCACCTGTGCTCTTGTGTACGTCTCAGCTGAGATGCTAATTAAATCTTTGACCTGTAATTTTTCTTGCTGTAGAGAATTAGAAAGAAAATCACGAAAAATGCATACGAGTTGAGATACTAATATTTACCCTCGGATGCCAAAAGTCCTCATACTTTGATGCCAACAAGAGTGCAGTGAGACCAACTAACTGCATGTCATCCTTCTTAACTGTTACTTGAGAAAGATATTGGTCGAGCAATGTCACCATGAGATAAAGAGTTTCTTGCATTAACTCAAATTTGTGGTGTACCTGTTCCCAGATGAACAAAAAAGTTAGCACAGCAAAATCAAGGGGACAGCCAGCTGATGAAATGTAAAATTGAACTAAGCAagacgaaaagaaaaaaaaaacatgacagTTTATCAAAAGGTAAAATCAGTACTTCAATTAACCAGTTGACCAATATGCCTCGCATATGAGGAGTAATGTCTGCCTGAATCGACAACAAATTTTCTGGAGGTGGATTCTGTGCCTGCAGTTGAAAAGCAATGTAAAAAATCCAAGAAGTCAGAACTCGAACTGCTGGAGAGGAGCCAGAAAGCGGAAACAGGAAAGAACTAGAACTACATGAAATATAGTCTTTCAACCCATAAGACAATCATGAAAGTAAAATGGAGAAACGTAACAAAAACTTGACAAGACCTATGGACAATGCTACTGAAGGCCAGCATGAATTGAGTCCCTTTTATCATGGGGGAGGTAAATTGTTGAAAGtatgaagaaaattttgaagCCTACTATCCTTACCAGACTAAGATGAAATCAATGGTATTAGAGAGAGCATAACAATTACCTCAGAAACCCAGTAATACTGATAGATCTCATCAACATAATCGGAAACTTCCAGTTGATTGCAATCATCATCAATGCTTGGTAGTTCTTCCTCCTTCATAGCTTCAACACGTTCCTCTAGTAACTGCAATTAGGTATAAGTGTGATTAAAGTCCACAAATAAGAATAAAGGTATCACTAGAACATGGTAAGCCCCAACCTTTGATCCGGTCATAAGTAGAGATGTGTAAGATCTCCTCCTATTTGACTTTCTCCTGGAAATGATAGTTGAAGCACTCTGTCTGCTGTTTTCTTCAGATGGGAGCTCTACCTGAGTGGCTTCATGCTTAACATTATCAGGAAGGAAAGCCGTAATGACTTTTTcagttttggatgaagttgCAGCAGCAGAAACTAATTTGTTTGGACCTGATGCACCCTTGGATTTCAAAGTCCTTTGCGACTCATGCGCCTTCAGTGTGGACAAAGTTGGCTggatcataataaaaataaagggaATATAAGTAGAATGTACATTGATTTCATATAGATCTAACATGCCAAGAAACAAAGTCAGGTTGATGCAGTATTCTCATATTTATAGATACCTGAGATAATGTACAGAAcactaaataaaatataataatgtaaAGCAATCACTcaggtaaaatgataaaatgaATGCACTGCCATGAAGCTTCAAGTTGATGCCAATACGGTTGCTGTGTTGAGCAATAACACAGATTCAACAGATTTCAGAGACCAAATGATGTAAAAACATTGACAGATTGTTTCAAGtactgaaaagaaaatatggCAATGCAATTGGAAGTGTTTTACTGTTTGAAATAGACAACGGTCGAGCAACTATATGTCACAACTGGTCCAACAAAATGACATTAATTTTTTCCCCTTTGGGTGAGGTGGGACATGAGTTCTATATCTGATTACACTTACCCTGACAGAATTTCTTGGCAATACACGAGCATTTGAATTGCGTTGACCCCTGCAATCTCAAAGCACATGCAAATTATTAATAGATAGGAGGCTTACCCTTGTTTAACTAAGACATGAAAGATTAAATGATCATTCAATGAAATAACTGGGAGGAGCCACAAGTTTCAGAGAATTTGGGGGTGAACTGCAGAATACATGTTCTTTGTCTTACTCCCTTATAGTTCTACTTCTAAATGCATCTGCTGTTGTATGTTTTGAGAACAAACAATCCTATCCATAAAAATGCAAGAAAGATATTGCCAGTCCATTCATTCAGAAACAAAATGAGATTTAATGGAATAAGGAGCAACATCAGCAAAATCTTTTAACTGGATTTAAGTGGGAAAGAAAACTAGTAGTATGGATCACTGTCACTTACATAATCACAAAGCCATCACTCACTCGATTCCTCAACAGATGGCTCCTAGCATTAGCGTTTACTCTAGATGctactttcttgccaactttaaCCTTAACTGTATTCCAAAATGCCGTTTGGTCAGACATCCTGTGCCATGCACTTGTCAAATTAAATAATTCACGCCATCTTACCATTACACTCACTTTTCCTTCCAGAATTTTCAGAAGTACCAGCATTGTCCTACAAGCAGGAGAACAGAAAAAGATAAATGTCCAACTTATAATCCTACTCCCGTTAAACTAAACCAAAGaccataaatataatatatcacACCAACCTTTGGAATACTTGCTTGTTCAGGGTTGACCTTTAGCACTGGCAGAGATTTCCTTTATAATGGAGAGGGGAAATAGAAAATACGTCAATAACAGATGCACATCTTATTCACAGTAAATAAACAAACATGCTTTGCATATCAGATACCTTAGCAGCTTAAACGAAGTATAAGAAGTGCTcctgaaaaaaagaagaaggaaaagaaatctAATCAAGGGTCTTTATATATGTTTAGTTTCATAAGCATAGGAGCCAGAGAAGAATTTTTTGAAGGcacaacaaaaaaattgtgGCACAAATTCTAATTTCTAATAAAAAGGTGGAAAACAAAGGTTGTTCAGACCTGCCATAGGTAACATCAGACTCACGGTTTAGACCAATAGCCTTGGTCCCTTGATTCTCTGAAGGGGCCTTCAAGTCTTTAATACCTAGAGTTTGTGCATAATGGAAGATTTTCAAACAGTATTGTTTAATCTGGGATAACCACATTTTGGATGTATTAAAGTTACCTCTCTTGGAAGTCTGTAACTTAGAAGTAGCTTGGCTAGGGCTTTCTCGCCCTTTTCCCTGATAGAAGTTACAAAATAATCAATACTTGCAATTGGAAGAATATATTGCAATATATGAAAATGATTGGCATTGATACTTGCTAAGCCTTTCTAGAAAAATAAAACCCTGTCTTTGTGCTGTCAAACATACAACGGGACAGTCGAAACAATAAACTGAGTTGACCCTTAAGAAGCAAAACATGGACAGGAAAAGGCATGCTAGGATTTAGCATTCTTACCAGGAAGGATCTCCTTGATGATAAATTCAAAGTCCTAACGCCTGTACCCACTGAAACCCTAAAGAGATACAAAAAATACAATACTAAATTAATGCAAAATCAAAGGGTCTTGAGCCTGCTCACATCTTTATTAGCATCTATAGTTATATCCATCGGTATGCATATATGCCAAAAAGTATTGACCTCACAAGCGCAAATAAATATTATGATATCAAATGCATACCGCTGCAAAGATTTAATTCTCTCACTTTTACCAGTCCTGCATTGAAGATAGCCCAAACTTAGAACTTCTTAGCTCAAAACCCAAAATGGAGGAACTACTGGAGCAAATGAGAAGGTACCAACATTTTTTTAGAGGCATCACCCCCTACAATCCTAGAAGAATTGCTTTTGACATTGCTGACATCGGCCAATGCTCTTCTTCCAACATTTGCATTTGCTAAGATAAGGACAACACGAATTTTAAGAAGGAACTGATTCAAGATGTGTAACTCAACTAACAAGTACAGTCTGGTTGAACCTTACCTGCCGAGTTACCAAGTATGCCTTTTCGCTTCTCCATACTTTTCAAACCAGCCTTGATAACAAAACAATTTACAGAAAGAGAGCAGTaaatatacaattaaaacaaaaactccTTATTACACAAGAAATAACACTCCATACCAATCCACCGCCAAAAAAACAGACGAATGAGGAGGTCATTGGTTACCTTTAAAGCAGCTGTATTCTCCTGTGTTGATACTTTGTTAACTGCTGCATAAGTCCTGAAACTAAAAGGGGCAAACAAATATTATTCTCTTACAACCTAAATGGTTGCCAATAACTAAAACTTAATGTTCTAAAACAACTTAGATATTGATTAAAACCATAACATTCGATAATCGAATTGAAATTACACATGTTTAAAATTACAATACCTGCTCCCGGCATCAGCTTTAGCAGTGTCACTTTCTGTATAAACCTTAAAACTTGCAACACCAACTGCTTAAAAAATCGAAATATAATGTCAGAAATCAATAAATCACCACCAAAAGAACTTTAAACCAGCAGAAGAACCAAGAATTGCAGTTCCGCACCACTAGAGCGTGTCCAGTTGTCTTTTCCCACCCGATTTTGTCCTACGCTGAATTTTGGCTGAAAATTTGAGAAAAACCAAGCAGGTTTCGCAGATGTCAGAATCACTTTCACCCAAAAGAAACACCAGAGAAAGAAATCAAAGACAGTTAACCGGGAATCGAAAATCTTAGGCTTTCTTTCTGACCTTAGCAGCCAACATTTTGCTTCTCTCTTGAAGTGTCACAGCGCTCTGTCGATGATCCAGTTTCTTGAAAGACAGAGAGAATTACAATCAATTCAAgctaaaattcaaaagaaaacaaCCTCCAGAAAAGAAACCCCTAATTTCTGAAAgctaaaccctaattttttcaaAAGAACTTCGATTTTGTATGAACagtaaaattcaaatttcaaaaagcaTCCCTAATTGAATCGATCCTTCGAATAATTCgatttataaataattaattggaaacGATAATTTCTTGCATAGATTCGTAGAAGGAAGCGTACCTTAAACGACGTCATTTTGGAGATAGATCTTGCTCTTCTCGGATTCTGATCTTCGGAGATGGGGAGGAATGAGAACGGTCGACCGTTGCAAAGTTCTGAGTCTTCCTGTTAAAGCGGCGGTCTTTATTTTCGTTGTTTGAAATAAGGATGCCATTTTACTTTACTACCCCtgttctcaatttttttttttttgtcaaaggtaCCCCTGCTTTCCTCAGTGCAAACTCCTCATTGTAAGATTTTctgaataaaattttaaaaaaaaaaagatttgaacaCTCTTTCTCACCTCATACACATTCCTTTAATTTCATAGTTATTTCGAAGTAGacgtttattttaaatttgtaaAGCAGTTTTAAGAATCAAACATGTTAATTTAACGATATTTCTCTTTTCAATGTTAGAAGTATTCAGATCTTTactgattaaaaaaatatgagtaGTACTTAATGCATGTGACAAAATCCAAAACTATTTGATTAGTGATGGAATTCCCATGTGACAAACCAAGCCAAATAAGTGCTCAAAGCCTCAAACCACAAATTATAAGTTATAATTTGTTCCAAAAAGTTTAAGGAATATTAGTTGTTCTCACCACTAGTGTTAGGATATACCCATAATCTCGAGCTGAAAACACTTACGCAGGGCATACCCACAATATTCTTAATGAAGAACATGGAAAATAACAATGTAATCAAAATTATAATTGCTCCAGTTACTCCTTAATCTAGGTTGCACTTGTAGTTGCTCCCTCTTCCAGACTCATTCCCTTAAAACCTATCAAACTGGTTTATGAACACTCCTAGGATCCACACCAAAAAGATTAGACTTAGGCTTCTGCGTCTTCGTGTTGTACACATACGAGTTTTCTTCCTTAAAACAATAGAAACTGAACTCATCACCATCAACACTCGCTGGAATGATCAAACCTTGACCTTCAGGAAGAGGCAGAAATTTCTCCATAAATTTATGTTCATGTTGTACTATAAAAATTGTATGCATTTCGTACCTTTAAATTTTGGTAAAATTGAGACCGCGATTATGATCGGGCATAAAGAAAATTTGAGAGGAAGAGAGTAACTCGTTTAAAAATGAGACAAGGAGATACGAACAGATGGAGAAAGAGCGGCAAGTCTAAGAGTGAGCGAGGATTAGAACAATGAAAGAATAAATAAGAGTCAAAAAGAGGAGTTCTAAGGGCAATTTTGTAATTTCATTCAACACGCAAATTACATTTTTGGTCATATGGTTTGACTCATTTTCCACTTCAGTTTGTGTTATTTCAATTTTAGTAAATTTACTCTAGTTTCAATTtcaataatgtttttttttattttttataaaacgatatatttacactaaagggtaagaaaataaatttgtatcAAACTTGATATTTACCAAATTAAGATATTTTACTATTGTAATAATAAGTGACTAGTAGTAATCAAGTTTAAATCATATGCTCTGTTGCA carries:
- the LOC103445884 gene encoding putative cyclin-B3-1 isoform X5, with product MTSFKKLDHRQSAVTLQERSKMLAAKPKFSVGQNRVGKDNWTRSSVGVASFKVYTESDTAKADAGSSFRTYAAVNKVSTQENTAALKAGLKSMEKRKGILGNSAANANVGRRALADVSNVKSNSSRIVGGDASKKMTGKSERIKSLQRVSVGTGVRTLNLSSRRSFLGKGRESPSQATSKLQTSKRGIKDLKAPSENQGTKAIGLNRESDVTYGRSTSYTSFKLLRKSLPVLKVNPEQASIPKDNAGTSENSGRKIKVKVGKKVASRVNANARSHLLRNRVSDGFVIMGQRNSNARVLPRNSVRPTLSTLKAHESQRTLKSKGASGPNKLVSAAATSSKTEKVITAFLPDNVKHEATQVELPSEENSRQSASTIISRRKSNRRRSYTSLLMTGSKLLEERVEAMKEEELPSIDDDCNQLEVSDYVDEIYQYYWVSEAQNPPPENLLSIQADITPHMRGILVNWLIEVHHKFELMQETLYLMVTLLDQYLSQVTVKKDDMQLVGLTALLLASKYEDFWHPRVKDLISISAETYTRAQVLGMEKAFLKKLKFRLNAPTPYVFMLRFLKAAQSETKLEHLAFYLIELCLVEYEALRFKPSLLCAAALYVARCTLQITPAWTPLLCKHARYEVSQIRDCAELILRFHKAARVGRLKVTYEKYSSPDLSGVAAIKPLDALPL
- the LOC103445884 gene encoding putative cyclin-B3-1 isoform X4; this translates as MTSFKKLDHRQSAVTLQERSKMLAAKPKFSVGQNRVGKDNWTRSSAVGVASFKVYTESDTAKADAGSSFRTYAAVNKVSTQENTAALKAGLKSMEKRKGILGNSAANANVGRRALADVSNVKSNSSRIVGGDASKKMTGKSERIKSLQRVSVGTGVRTLNLSSRRSFLGKGRESPSQATSKLQTSKRGIKDLKAPSENQGTKAIGLNRESDVTYGRSTSYTSFKLLRKSLPVLKVNPEQASIPKDNAGTSENSGRKIKVKVGKKVASRVNANARSHLLRNRVSDGFVIMGQRNSNARVLPRNSVRPTLSTLKAHESQRTLKSKGASGPNKLVSAAATSSKTEKVITAFLPDNVKHEATQVELPSEENSRQSASTIISRRKSNRRRSYTSLLMTGSKLLEERVEAMKEEELPSIDDDCNQLEVSDYVDEIYQYYWVSEAQNPPPENLLSIQADITPHMRGILVNWLIEVHHKFELMQETLYLMVTLLDQYLSQVTVKKDDMQLVGLTALLLASKYEDFWHPRVKDLISISAETYTRAQVLGMEKAFLKKLKFRLNAPTPYVFMLRFLKAAQSETKLEHLAFYLIELCLVEYEALRFKPSLLCAAALYVARCTLQITPAWTPLLCKHARYEVSQIRDCAELILRFHKAARVGRLKVTYEKYSSPDLSGVAAIKPLDALPL
- the LOC103445884 gene encoding putative cyclin-B3-1 isoform X6; translated protein: MTSFKKLDHRQSAVTLQERSKMLAAKPKFSVGQNRVGKDNWTRSSVGVASFKVYTESDTAKADAGSRTYAAVNKVSTQENTAALKAGLKSMEKRKGILGNSAANANVGRRALADVSNVKSNSSRIVGGDASKKMTGKSERIKSLQRVSVGTGVRTLNLSSRRSFLGKGRESPSQATSKLQTSKRGIKDLKAPSENQGTKAIGLNRESDVTYGRSTSYTSFKLLRKSLPVLKVNPEQASIPKDNAGTSENSGRKIKVKVGKKVASRVNANARSHLLRNRVSDGFVIMGQRNSNARVLPRNSVRPTLSTLKAHESQRTLKSKGASGPNKLVSAAATSSKTEKVITAFLPDNVKHEATQVELPSEENSRQSASTIISRRKSNRRRSYTSLLMTGSKLLEERVEAMKEEELPSIDDDCNQLEVSDYVDEIYQYYWVSEAQNPPPENLLSIQADITPHMRGILVNWLIEVHHKFELMQETLYLMVTLLDQYLSQVTVKKDDMQLVGLTALLLASKYEDFWHPRVKDLISISAETYTRAQVLGMEKAFLKKLKFRLNAPTPYVFMLRFLKAAQSETKLEHLAFYLIELCLVEYEALRFKPSLLCAAALYVARCTLQITPAWTPLLCKHARYEVSQIRDCAELILRFHKAARVGRLKVTYEKYSSPDLSGVAAIKPLDALPL
- the LOC103445884 gene encoding putative cyclin-B3-1 isoform X2, translated to MTSFKKLDHRQSAVTLQERSKMLAAKPKFSVGQNRVGKDNWTRSSVGVASFKVYTESDTAKADAGSSFRTYAAVNKVSTQENTAALKAGLKSMEKRKGILGNSAANANVGRRALADVSNVKSNSSRIVGGDASKKMTGKSERIKSLQRVSVGTGVRTLNLSSRRSFLGKGRESPSQATSKLQTSKRGIKDLKAPSENQGTKAIGLNRESDVTYGRSTSYTSFKLLRKSLPVLKVNPEQASIPKDNAGTSENSGRKSECNVKVKVGKKVASRVNANARSHLLRNRVSDGFVIMGQRNSNARVLPRNSVRPTLSTLKAHESQRTLKSKGASGPNKLVSAAATSSKTEKVITAFLPDNVKHEATQVELPSEENSRQSASTIISRRKSNRRRSYTSLLMTGSKLLEERVEAMKEEELPSIDDDCNQLEVSDYVDEIYQYYWVSEAQNPPPENLLSIQADITPHMRGILVNWLIEVHHKFELMQETLYLMVTLLDQYLSQVTVKKDDMQLVGLTALLLASKYEDFWHPRVKDLISISAETYTRAQVLGMEKAFLKKLKFRLNAPTPYVFMLRFLKAAQSETKLEHLAFYLIELCLVEYEALRFKPSLLCAAALYVARCTLQITPAWTPLLCKHARYEVSQIRDCAELILRFHKAARVGRLKVTYEKYSSPDLSGVAAIKPLDALPL
- the LOC103445884 gene encoding putative cyclin-B3-1 isoform X1, producing MTSFKKLDHRQSAVTLQERSKMLAAKPKFSVGQNRVGKDNWTRSSAVGVASFKVYTESDTAKADAGSSFRTYAAVNKVSTQENTAALKAGLKSMEKRKGILGNSAANANVGRRALADVSNVKSNSSRIVGGDASKKMTGKSERIKSLQRVSVGTGVRTLNLSSRRSFLGKGRESPSQATSKLQTSKRGIKDLKAPSENQGTKAIGLNRESDVTYGRSTSYTSFKLLRKSLPVLKVNPEQASIPKDNAGTSENSGRKSECNVKVKVGKKVASRVNANARSHLLRNRVSDGFVIMGQRNSNARVLPRNSVRPTLSTLKAHESQRTLKSKGASGPNKLVSAAATSSKTEKVITAFLPDNVKHEATQVELPSEENSRQSASTIISRRKSNRRRSYTSLLMTGSKLLEERVEAMKEEELPSIDDDCNQLEVSDYVDEIYQYYWVSEAQNPPPENLLSIQADITPHMRGILVNWLIEVHHKFELMQETLYLMVTLLDQYLSQVTVKKDDMQLVGLTALLLASKYEDFWHPRVKDLISISAETYTRAQVLGMEKAFLKKLKFRLNAPTPYVFMLRFLKAAQSETKLEHLAFYLIELCLVEYEALRFKPSLLCAAALYVARCTLQITPAWTPLLCKHARYEVSQIRDCAELILRFHKAARVGRLKVTYEKYSSPDLSGVAAIKPLDALPL
- the LOC103445884 gene encoding putative cyclin-B3-1 isoform X3, which translates into the protein MTSFKKLDHRQSAVTLQERSKMLAAKPKFSVGQNRVGKDNWTRSSAVGVASFKVYTESDTAKADAGSRTYAAVNKVSTQENTAALKAGLKSMEKRKGILGNSAANANVGRRALADVSNVKSNSSRIVGGDASKKMTGKSERIKSLQRVSVGTGVRTLNLSSRRSFLGKGRESPSQATSKLQTSKRGIKDLKAPSENQGTKAIGLNRESDVTYGRSTSYTSFKLLRKSLPVLKVNPEQASIPKDNAGTSENSGRKSECNVKVKVGKKVASRVNANARSHLLRNRVSDGFVIMGQRNSNARVLPRNSVRPTLSTLKAHESQRTLKSKGASGPNKLVSAAATSSKTEKVITAFLPDNVKHEATQVELPSEENSRQSASTIISRRKSNRRRSYTSLLMTGSKLLEERVEAMKEEELPSIDDDCNQLEVSDYVDEIYQYYWVSEAQNPPPENLLSIQADITPHMRGILVNWLIEVHHKFELMQETLYLMVTLLDQYLSQVTVKKDDMQLVGLTALLLASKYEDFWHPRVKDLISISAETYTRAQVLGMEKAFLKKLKFRLNAPTPYVFMLRFLKAAQSETKLEHLAFYLIELCLVEYEALRFKPSLLCAAALYVARCTLQITPAWTPLLCKHARYEVSQIRDCAELILRFHKAARVGRLKVTYEKYSSPDLSGVAAIKPLDALPL